GCCAAGGCTAGCCCCGCCTCCAAAGCGCACAGGGGAAGAGCTCCGCAACGGACACAAATCCCGGACATCACCTTTGGGGTCAAGTCAAGGTCGCGATAccaatttaatttttattgttaGATATGATGTGGCAAACGGGGCGTCGCCAATGTGTGAACGATTCCGAACGCAGGCATCGTGTTGGGAATCGTTCACCGATTCCTGACTACCAAATTGCAAAATGAGAAGTTTTGTAGAACTATGATGGCGGTGTTCCGCAGGGCACCAACTCCATTCTATGACGTTTTGTCTCACGAGTATGCTCGCCGCTGGATAGAGGACCAAATGAAAAGACGCAGCGAGCACGAACGCCGCCATGTGGTCAGTGcgcacactcccccccccccctcttcctccacacacacaatgatgacgcatgctttttgtgtgtttgcaggCAAAGTGTGTGTCCTTCGCCCACACACGCACCTCTTTGCTGCGAACTCAAAACGCGCATCCTCACatcaacgcacacacacacacatgtggccGCTACGCGCAGGTAACACACTCATGCATAcggtgtgcacacacacacacatactaaacgcaaatgtgtgtgtgtgtgtgtccaggtgGGCCCTGCTCTCGACACCTTCAGGAAGCGTCGCACAAACCCGCCAGTCAACAAGTCGGTCGGCTAGCGCGCCTCCAACGAGTCAGCCACTGAACAAAGCAAGAAGTGATGACTGCaagaaataaaagttaaaggaggggggggggagaaaaaaaatcccatgaaGGCCTCCTGTCATCTGTCAAAACTCATCAACAAGCCTTGGCGGCCATCGAGGATATTTTGGAGCTTGACGAAAGACACGCGCCAAAACCAACCAATCTCGATTGCCTAAAAACGTCACATGACCTTTTGACTGCACGTGTGCGCTCGCGTCATCCGAATCGATCTCGTGCCTCAGAGAATGGAGCGGTCATCAATGGCTAATAAACTAATCAAAAATCAGACCACGGAGCTTTTCAGAGAACCTTTACGCCAAGTACTGCCCGCACAACACAAGCAACTTTTCGAACCAGCAAAAATTAACCACATGGCGCTGTATTAAGTCcctttagcttaatgctaacacagaaTGGAAAAGGCCATAGATGGGAAGCTCGTCACAAACAAGGCCGCGTGTTTAATAACTTCACGTTAAAACGTCGACAAAAAATGCGTTTTCATCAAAAGTGTGCGAAAAGTCTAACTCGAAAACTCGAACTGTGTGATTACGGaagctccgccccctcctcctctctcttcttcttgtttttctttgtggtgaATTGGAAACCGGAGGAGAATTCGTAAGCGGCGGCGTTCTTTGCCTTGGCGTTCTGTTGCTGCTCCTGACGCAACCTGAGAAGGGAAGGCGTATGTGACGCATGCGTGTCTCCAATGTGTCGTGTACACGCTTACGAAGTGAGTTGGCGTGTGCCCTCACTTATGATGTGGATTCGCGGCGTTCTGGGTTCCGTGTGGTCCGCCCCGTCGTTTGATAGTCCGTTGGGGTCCGGCGGAAAGGTTCCGCGGCGCGTCCCTCAGGCCGAAGCTCTTGGCGGCGTGTCCCAGGTGGAGGGCGCGGATGTGGAACACGTGCTTGAGGCGGGCCGGGTAGCTGGCGTACGACCTCAGGTACGACGCCAACGCTGAGCGCAATGACGTGGCATCATGTCACGCGACGTGACGCCCGAGGGCGGGGTGGGGCGGAGCTCTCACCTTTCTTGGCGTTTCGCAGCGACGCGGCGTCGGCGTGCACGAAGTTCTCAAAGTGCGTTTGCAGGACGGTGGCGCGCTCGCGCGACTCCTGCTCCAGAGCGGCGCGACTCGCCTGCCATGCGTCAATCAAACAAGTCCTGTCGTCACAAGTGGGCGGGACCTGGCGCCGATACTGAACTTGGACCAGCCCTTGTCGAGCGGGTGTGTGCAAGCCGAGTTGGAATTGGAATTACAATTTCCACAAAAAGTGCcgggtgtgcgtgcgcgtgtgagaGGGAGCAAAAGAGAACGTGTCAGGTGCAATCAATACCTGGCTGTGGTACTTGCCCCGCCCCTTGTAGGCGTCATCCTTCATGAGATAAGCGAGGATGTCGGGCAGCTTCATCTCCGACAGGCTGCAAAGCAGATCGCAGTGCTGAGCAGGTAAGCGCAGGAAGCAGacggcaggggtggggggggtgaggagCTCACCCGATGTTGCCCTTGGCCAGTACGTCCACGAAGGCTGACTCGGCGGGCGCCAGGAAGAGCAGGCTGCTGCCCATCTGGCCTATCCGCGCCGTGCGTCCCGCGCGATGGATGTACTCCGCTACGCTGCACGGAGGAGTGTACTGCGCACAAAACCcgctgtgtgtgagtgcgcgagAGCGAGGATGTGTTCAacgtgtatgcgcgtgtgagaGCGACAGAGGGACAATCTGTGAATCGTGAATGCGGTTGTAACGTGGGTGCGTGCCAGTGAGTGGCAGTTACCCgaatacgtgtgtgtgcgtgtggaggCAAGGGTGCAGCATGCGTGCCCGTCACCTGTATTATCCAGGTGACCTCAGGTAAGTGGAGCCCTCTAGCGGCGACGTCCTGAAACAACAATAGTGTTTTGAGCGTGCGAGCGCTCCCCCCAGCGGCCGTGATGCGAAGTGCTCCCGGACAGACTGACCGTACACAGCAGAACTCCACAGGCAGAAGTGGAGAACGTGCGAAACACCTCCGAGCGCTCCTAGGCGATAAAACGAACATCAGCCGAGCTGCGGAACTGACCTCCATCCCACCCGGACCCTGACGTGGCCTTACCTCCTGACacatgttgccatggagacgcaTGAAGACGAGGCCAGCCTTCCCATTAGCGGACAGTACGCCGCAGAAGAGGGAGTGCAAGAAGTCCACCTCTTCGCAACTCGACACAAACACCATCACCTTCTTGGCCTAATGCACGCGCGCACAGTTATTACATATCTCACCgtccttgcacacacacacacacacacacacacacacacacacacacacacacacacacacacacacacacacacacacacacacacacacacacacacacacacacacacacacacacctggcagGCGTGTAGGAGGAAGGTGGCGAGGCAAACCAGTCGGACTTTACTGGGCACGATGACCACCAAGTGATGGAGGCCCGTCGGCACCGCGAAGCTTTCCGATTGATCGATGGGGGCGCCGGTGTTGGGGGAGGCGGGCTCACAAACCTGGATGCTGACTGGATCCTTCAAACAAATGTCTGCCAAACGTGTcacacctccacacacacacacacacacacacacacacatacgtgatGTCATCGCTAGCGTGTGCACACAGCGAGTATCCGCTCGGCCGGTATTTACCGTGTGTGAGTGTTGCCGACAAGAGAACATTTTGTCGCTCTGGTCCGGTTGAGTTCAAAGAGTTTAAGATGACTGTCAGGTCCTTCTCGAAGCCCAAGTCCAAAGTCCTGCACGCGGGCACGCACATAAAAGGTGAGCGTATTTCTCATTTGACTTGCTTGTCTGTACAAAGAATGttaggacgtgtgtgtgtgtgtgtgtgttatgatgCGTTTGTGGGCGGTACCGGTCGGCCTCGTCCAGAACGAGCCAGCGTACGCCGCTGAAGGCGATGCAGAGTGTGTGTTTGATGTGATCCACCAGACGTCCCGGCGTGGCCACCAGGATGTTAATGCCTTTGCGCAATCTTAACAACGCAACGGCAAAACTtgcacttttttcattttttgccccaaaactCATTTGCTTCCTAGAAAGATTTGCGCCTCCAACCTGGCCTTCTCGGACTTCTTCTTTTCTCCCCCCATTAGAACCCCAGGAACGATCCACATGAATGGCTGCCGGCAGAACAGGATGGATGGTGAGCGCTTTCGGCGCTTTCGCAAAAAGGGGGCgtccggcggcgacggcggcattTACCTTGAGAAGCTTCTGGAAGGTGACGAAGGTCTGCTGGGCCAGCTGGACAACGACAACACACCGGGAATAATCAGCAACATGCGCGCGCCACCTATTGGCTCGCGCGGCGGTCACGTGACCAAGACGCATACAACAAGGTCCGCCAACCTCTCTGGTGGGGACGATGACGAGTGCCAGAGGACCGTCGGAGCGCTGGACTTTGCTTTGGAGACCCAGCAGGCTCTGCACCAGCGGGACAGCGTAACACAAAGTCTTACCTGCCGCGACAACACACGTCAGCATGCGCGGGCGCGCCCCCGCGCGGCGCCATCACACGCACTGACCTGAGCCCGTCTGGGATCGGACGATGGCGTCCCTTCCCGACAGAAGCGCCGGGATGCTCTGCTTCTGAACGCTGGACGACAAGAACACGTCACTCGCGGCCGCGCGCGTTTGTCACCTGCGCCGTATGCATGCGCGTTACCTGGTTAGCGTGGAAACATTGAGGACTTTGCTCAGCGTTGCCACCTGGTGGATAAAAAGAGCCTGTCAGGACAAGGAGCTGGAGAGGCGCATGCGCGAGCGCGTCCTGCGCGTGTTACCAGGTGAGGGTGAAGTTTGAAGTCGGCGAAGGAGTCCGAGGTAAAAATCTTCTCTGTTAGCGGACAGACTTCGGCCCTTGGCGACGAGCAAACAATAGGACATCAACAACCAatcaagggggcggggggcaacaAGCGAGGGCAGGAGGCTTGCGATTCATTTCGACGGCCAGTCTGGATTCAATATCGATTTGGATTTAATAGGCAGAGCAAACTTGACAAACAACGAAGCCGAGCTTTTGAAATGATCTGACGGCGACTAACTGGCTGGACCAAGGAGGCGCTGCACATCACCTGTGTACTTCCGGGATGTCTGGGTTGTGTTTGAACAGAGAAGAGGTCTTGATGGCCGGCTTGCCGTCCGTCTTGGCGTCCGCCCTGCACCGCGTCTGCTGACGGGCATCAAACATTACGCGACAGGAAGGATGTAGGTGGTCGTGGTGGCAAAAGGCGCGGCAGTCGAATTAAGGCGGCACACCTGCGGCTTTGCCGGAGGCGGAGCCTCTTGCAGCCTGGCCTGCTTGGCATGGCACCGCTGTTTGTTGGCGGGAGGCAATTTCCTCTTGGAAGCTTTCACTTCCTTGACGGGCAAAACAATATTGGTTGGCAAGGTTACGTGCATTCACGTTCTGGTAATGCGAGAGATTAAAGTAGCCCTCACCAAAAAAGTGGGAGATGAACTGGTTGTGTTGATAAACAGCTGCTCATCCGATGACGACATCGTCGCCCAGTCCTAAGAAAACAAGTCACTGTACTGAGAAAATAAAGTTTGAATAGTCGAATTGCAAACGTTCTTTGAGAGGCTATCATGACTCCATACAGGAACGCAACACAGATAGTGGAAACCGTGTTTTCAACTAAaattaatacataaataaagagcAAAAGATGTCATTGAGGAGGCAACGCAAGATGGCTGCCTTCTGGCTTCATCGGCTTATTAAGAACGGGGGCGGGTGGCATATGTGGTCAAGAAGCTTCAGGGCACTTTAGACACGGACTAGCAAGCAAAGCTTTAAACGACGCATTGACGTGACTTCAAAAGTTGGACTTTATCTTCAGCAAGCGTTTTAGACTTGTGCCACCTTGCGTGTACAGTGTGCCGTAAGTGTGTTGGTTTCACAACAGCTAATACAAGTAGCATCCTCGCGCCAGAGGGCGGCCACTGAATCAAAAAGCCCGATCACGCccacaaacataaaacaacacaaaaatgatCGCGAACACGAgcattaaagacaaaaaaaaaaactcaccgccAAGCCCGGACAGCGAAGAAACACGTGAGACGTGGGAACTGGGAACACGTTTGTCACGTGACGAAGCTTTGTCTTCTTCGGTGGTATTCACAGCGGTTGACGTGCATTATGTTGCATTACCGCCATCTGTCGTTTCCTTTCACGCTTTATTCTTGTTCTCAGTTTTTGTTGGGTGCTgctgcgctctctctctctctcacactcactcacacacacctttCACGACTGTACCATTTACTTCCCCGAGGAAATGTCTTGGTGACCATGACAGGCGTACTGTTTCGCAAATAAGTCAAATTCTATTCAGTCTGCGCCTCCGGCGTATGCCTCCTCTGCTCTCGTTTCTCACCCAACATTGGTGCATACACTGTTGTTGCAATTTTCCGCCTACGTCCTTCCATACGATTTGCTTCCTTTAGTCTTTTGATTAgttgatgttttgtttcacCGTGGCTCGCTCACATAAAGACGATTGCTTGACCCTCCCTAACTTGCTCGATGCTAGCACTTGCTAGCACTGAGGCTGGCTCCGTGCACACCAGAGCATTCCCAATTCCACGCTCCTTTTATTTCACTCTGAAACCGTGAttatgataaaattcaattgcaCAATTATCACGTGTCCGCCACAAGCCAGCGTAATGTGCAGAGACGACGTTTCCTTGACGATTGGTGCCGCCCGGTCCGATCGGTTTCCTGACCGTTACCATGGAAACAGCAGCTCCACATCACCCTTTTCTTACAAAATCAACAACGTGGATTGTTAAAATTTTCAGAACGCAGACGGGAGGGACCGGAGGAGCGTATTTGTCCATTCAAATTCATTGTCAAAACAAATGTATGTGGATATCTCTACTTAGGTCCATTTAAACCTattaaaacatcacaaaatggtTCCCCTTTCCATGACCTGCAGATGActtaaaagagcaagaaaatggCAGCCTAAGTGCATTTTCTGCTGTCACATCTGTCTATTTTCTTTCATGTCACCAAGATGGCCTAAAACGATACGTCCCGAGAGGCTTTTTGTAAAACGAATTGCTCATATATTAAATTTAAACCTTTAAGGGTTAGCTTGACTTAATTTTTCCCCAAAGTTCACCTCTACTCGGGACTCCCTTCACCACCTATCCAAAAATCAAGTGTCCTTTAAAGCCGGTTGACAAGTAATTGGCAACTGACAAGTAACTGTCAAGACGAATACAAAAAGAGGCccgtatttaatttttttattattaattaactTCCTGTATTTTCCAGTAAGTCCACCGTGTGTATACGCGTGTTTACTTGTAAGTCTGTGTGTACGTGTCTAAATGTGCACTCGTGCATCAAACACCTGACCCCTGTGTGTGAAGCGAGTTTGAGTGTGTGTACGTAAAGTTGACGTCACGTTCCACTTGGCAAAGGGACGATAGAAAATAGTATTGCTGCTAGCTGGCATGCTAACATGACCAAATCAGTCACGTGACCTCATGTGTTTACAAAAACTACAAAATGATGACATGACAAATGTTTATGGGGTATGACATCATGACTTCGCGTCTTATAAGGCGATGGTCTGATGAGCCGAGGTTATTCGAATTCTTGAAAAGCATCAAATCGAGGACATGCTGCGGCCTGTCCAAGCTGATTTTGGCTGATGATGTCATATCATGATGTGTAATTATGTCATTGTATGATGTGGTAGTGTGCGACAAGATGGCGTGTTAAATAAAAACGAAccaaacattccaaaaataacgTTACAGCCTCAGTGGTGTCACggcaatgtcaaaatgtcacgACGCCTTGCCCATGTCATGTCATGACGCAGTGATGACATCATCTTACGATGGCATGACATCACAAAGCGGGATGATGTCCTGGCATTGCGGCGATGGAACGTCATCATATTGTGACCCTGCGCGAATGTAACGCCGCCATGTTGAAGCATCGCGATGATGTTATGCTATGATGTCATTACGATGTCATTACAATGTCGTTACGATGTCATTACGATGTCGTGTCGCGACGCCGCAACGATGCAACGTCACAACATCGTGGCCGTACCATAATGTAAGGACAAAGACAAGACGATTTGACGACGTCCCGATGAAGCCTCCTGACGCCGTCACTGTATGATGTGGTAAAGCGTGACATTGTAGAGGAGCTGTCGGCCGTTGTTCCAGGCATAGAGCGCCCTGTCGCGCGGGTTGTAGTCCAGCATGGAGATGTGGCCGTATGTGTTGGCGAGGGGCACGTCGATGTACTCGTACGTGGACGAGTTGGTGGAGAAGGCGTAGTAGACCTTGGTGGCGCCCGAGTAGCCGTTGGTGACGTAGAGCGTGCCGCACACCATGAAGGCCTCGCCGGCGCTGCGTTTGGGGTGGTTGGTGGTCCAGCTGCGGAGCACGCGGAGGCTTTCGGGATCCAGCTGGCTCAGCACGATGTTGCCGGCGTTCTGATTGGTGGCATAGACAGCCCACAGACCGCCCTCGTCCACCATCAGGTCGATGTCGGAGTGGCCGCCCCACGAGTAGTGATACATGTTGTTGTAGCCGGCAAAGTCCAGCTGGCGGGAGCGGCTGATAAGCGACGACTTCAGGTCGAATTTGATCAGCGTGTGACTCTGGAACTTGTTGAAGTACAGCGAGCCGTTCAGGACCACCTGGCCCGTCCCGGACCAGGGGTgaggcaggcggtgcgacgtgAAGTTGTCCGTTGTCATGAAGGCCGACAGCGACTCGTACTCGCGGACGAAGCGGTTGTTGTGATAGCCGTCCATGTACCACACCTGCGACGCGCACACAAATGGCGGATCGCCCTGCTTAGCTGCTCACTGAGTACGCGAGGCTAACGCGTGCTAACATGCCGACATGGTCATGTGataccccaacacacacacacactcgtgtcTAACTGACAATTAGCACGCTGctatgctaacatgctagcattcattcattcatcttcctaaccgcttgatcctcactagggtcgcgggcggtgctggagcctatcccagctgtcttcgggcagtaggcgggggacaccctgaattggttgccaaccaatcgcagggcacacagagacgaacaaccatttgcactcacactcacacctagtgacaatttcatgtgttcaatcagcctgccacgcatgtttttggaatttgggaggaaaccggagcacccggagaaaacccacgcaggcccggcgagaacatgcaaactccacacagggaggccggagctggaatcgaacccggtacctctgcactgtgaagcccacgtgctaaccactggactactgggccaccATACATGCTAGCATATCATTGGCTATCATGTGAGCTAACTCACGAAGAAGACCAAAACTGTCATTGTTATAAAGGGCCAAAAGAATTGGTAGAAAGCTTCTCCCGACTTACTCTGTTGTCTCCGGCGGGCGCCAGCGGGTCCGTCATCCAGGAACCGAACCTGGACCCGGAGGTCTTAATGGTGACGGGCTCGGCTATTCTCGTTAGCTTCCCACAAGCTGGAAGGCAATGGGAAGCTGATCAGAAGCGGGTAGGCAACCGCTACGCTAAGGTACCTTAGCTGATTCGCTCACCAAGGCGCTGCATGCAGGCGCGCAGGCGGTCCTCCAGGCCGGCCACGCGAGCGTTCAGGTCCTGGTAGTCCACGGGGGCCACTCGCTCGTGCAACTCGGCCAGCGTCGCCGTCACATTGGCTGCCTCCTCCTTAAAGCGTCGCACCAAAAGGGCGTCGGCCTTGTAGGCTTCCAACAGTGGGATGAGCGGACGCAGCTCCTCCATCTTGGCCTTCATGGCCTGAACCGAGACATGGTAAGGTAAACTCATTTAGCATTGAGgggaataattaaaaataaattgacgttttttttgtaactattGCGCTCAGTAAAACGTCAACTAACGTAGCGTAAAGTGAGGTAACGTGCACGTGTTTGCAGGCGTGCTTACCTGGTAGTGCCTGGCCCTGCTGCTCTCATGCCCCGCCTCCACCTCTTTGAACTTGTTCTCCAGGCCTCTAAGCTCCACCTCCATCTTCTCCACCACCCCGATGTCCTGGCGACTGCGCCGCTCCAATTCCTCGATGGAGCGGCTCATGTTCTGCACCTGCGACcgtcagccccccccacccccccgtccgTGGTAACGTTGCTTTGTCGAAGCGCGTGCTTGTGTTTTTCTCACCTTGTCCAGCAGATGTCGCACTTGCTTGCTGCGAGCGTCTCGGGAGCAGGCACCGTTGAGGGGGGTGAGCACCGTGCACACGCAACCGCCTCCCGAGTCCTGGGCCGAGCTGAACACCTGCCAGCCGTCCCGCTCCTGACCCCCATCGGGACCCTCGCGACCCTGGGGGGCCGCCGGACCCACCTGTAtgtgtgaaagagaaaaaaaaaagaggttcacACTCCTCAAAATAAACACGTTCAGTGCACTGCAGATGAACACGatcgtgttgtgtgtgtgtgtgagaaaaagCGGCACATttctaaaaatacacacatcaAGTGCACAAGAGGTGTGGCTGCCAAGAACGCTTTCACGATGCGCGTGTCTACACGCATACTTATGTGAGACacataaatattttaaagaaaCGCGTGGCGGTGTGTGAGACCGAtgtttagggtgtgtttctgttgaTGTGACAGAGAGAGGTATGTAGGAAGACGTGCGTGTGAGGAAAAGAGCGAAAAGGGTGCACAGACGTGGCGTACCGGCGTGAAGGAGGCAGCGAGGAGAAGGATGAGCAGAAAGGACTTGACCGCATTCTCTTCTTCGGACTCCATCCTGCCTTCTTTCGTCCTTTCTTCTTTGCTTCTTTCAGCTCCGTCGCCGCGGCCGGCCCACTCTCGACACGTCCTACACGCTGTGCGCGAATGTGcgtgtgatgatgtcattgtgtGACAATTGGGGGAGGAGTCACCATCCatcgtgctgtgtgtgtgtgtgtttgtatgactattcttgtgaggaccactgtgattataagaccaacgtagtgaggacatttttgacaagtgaggacatttaggccagtcctcacaagtttttcattctaaagtgtgtgtgtgtgtgtgttcgtatcGCCTGCAGCAGTGACAACTCGTCTCCTCATCAAAAGCTTCCCACACACGCGCGCAGGAAGGAGGCTGTCTCCACAGCAACCGCTGAGTGATCCTTCCAGAAGGATGCACACATTCAAGCCGAtggacgcagacacacacacacacacacacacacgcacacacacaggcacgaaTAATTGCAGACACACAAAGTTCAGTCCAATCAAGGAAGTCAATAAAGTGATGTGTGACACCTCATTGGTTCAATATaaatattagcattagcatcgttAGCAATTTGGTCATACTATTGGATCTCAAAAATGACGTTATCGGTGCCAGGTGACCTAAGTgagagcattcattcattcatcttccaagccgcttgatcctcactagggtcgcggggggtgctggagcctatcccagctgtctcgggcagtaggcgggggacaccctgaatcggttgccagccaatcgcagggcacacagaaacgaacaaccattcgcactcaca
This sequence is a window from Hippocampus zosterae strain Florida chromosome 6, ASM2543408v3, whole genome shotgun sequence. Protein-coding genes within it:
- the LOC127602082 gene encoding cilia- and flagella-associated protein 77-like isoform X2, which produces MGVARDSLPIKGPPSTVGASSGSHSQVGVAEVLSRWRVQIRQQPPPQRHPPVPNFVTLNQKAVKSGHVTVKQVKEYRAQASVAKASPASKAHRGRAPQRTQIPDITFGVKSRAPTPFYDVLSHEYARRWIEDQMKRRSEHERRHVAKCVSFAHTRTSLLRTQNAHPHINAHTHTCGRYAQVGPALDTFRKRRTNPPVNKSVG
- the ddx31 gene encoding probable ATP-dependent RNA helicase DDX31 isoform X2 — its product is MSSSDEQLFINTTSSSPTFLEVKASKRKLPPANKQRCHAKQARLQEAPPPAKPQTRCRADAKTDGKPAIKTSSLFKHNPDIPEVHRAEVCPLTEKIFTSDSFADFKLHPHLVATLSKVLNVSTLTSVQKQSIPALLSGRDAIVRSQTGSGKTLCYAVPLVQSLLGLQSKVQRSDGPLALVIVPTRELAQQTFVTFQKLLKPFMWIVPGVLMGGEKKKSEKARLRKGINILVATPGRLVDHIKHTLCIAFSGVRWLVLDEADRTLDLGFEKDLTVILNSLNSTGPERQNVLLSATLTHGVTRLADICLKDPVSIQVCEPASPNTGAPIDQSESFAVPTGLHHLVVIVPSKVRLVCLATFLLHACQAKKVMVFVSSCEEVDFLHSLFCGVLSANGKAGLVFMRLHGNMCQEERSEVFRTFSTSACGVLLCTDVAARGLHLPEVTWIIQYTPPCSVAEYIHRAGRTARIGQMGSSLLFLAPAESAFVDVLAKGNIGLSEMKLPDILAYLMKDDAYKGRGKYHSQASRAALEQESRERATVLQTHFENFVHADAASLRNAKKALASYLRSYASYPARLKHVFHIRALHLGHAAKSFGLRDAPRNLSAGPQRTIKRRGGPHGTQNAANPHHKLRQEQQQNAKAKNAAAYEFSSGFQFTTKKNKKKREEEGAELP
- the LOC127602071 gene encoding noelin-like, translating into MDGDSSPNCHTMTSSHAHSRTACRTCREWAGRGDGAERSKEERTKEGRMESEEENAVKSFLLILLLAASFTPVGPAAPQGREGPDGGQERDGWQVFSSAQDSGGGCVCTVLTPLNGACSRDARSKQVRHLLDKVQNMSRSIEELERRSRQDIGVVEKMEVELRGLENKFKEVEAGHESSRARHYQAMKAKMEELRPLIPLLEAYKADALLVRRFKEEAANVTATLAELHERVAPVDYQDLNARVAGLEDRLRACMQRLACGKLTRIAEPVTIKTSGSRFGSWMTDPLAPAGDNRVWYMDGYHNNRFVREYESLSAFMTTDNFTSHRLPHPWSGTGQVVLNGSLYFNKFQSHTLIKFDLKSSLISRSRQLDFAGYNNMYHYSWGGHSDIDLMVDEGGLWAVYATNQNAGNIVLSQLDPESLRVLRSWTTNHPKRSAGEAFMVCGTLYVTNGYSGATKVYYAFSTNSSTYEYIDVPLANTYGHISMLDYNPRDRALYAWNNGRQLLYNVTLYHIIQ
- the ddx31 gene encoding probable ATP-dependent RNA helicase DDX31 isoform X1 gives rise to the protein MSSSDEQLFINTTSSSPTFLEVKASKRKLPPANKQRCHAKQARLQEAPPPAKPQQTRCRADAKTDGKPAIKTSSLFKHNPDIPEVHRAEVCPLTEKIFTSDSFADFKLHPHLVATLSKVLNVSTLTSVQKQSIPALLSGRDAIVRSQTGSGKTLCYAVPLVQSLLGLQSKVQRSDGPLALVIVPTRELAQQTFVTFQKLLKPFMWIVPGVLMGGEKKKSEKARLRKGINILVATPGRLVDHIKHTLCIAFSGVRWLVLDEADRTLDLGFEKDLTVILNSLNSTGPERQNVLLSATLTHGVTRLADICLKDPVSIQVCEPASPNTGAPIDQSESFAVPTGLHHLVVIVPSKVRLVCLATFLLHACQAKKVMVFVSSCEEVDFLHSLFCGVLSANGKAGLVFMRLHGNMCQEERSEVFRTFSTSACGVLLCTDVAARGLHLPEVTWIIQYTPPCSVAEYIHRAGRTARIGQMGSSLLFLAPAESAFVDVLAKGNIGLSEMKLPDILAYLMKDDAYKGRGKYHSQASRAALEQESRERATVLQTHFENFVHADAASLRNAKKALASYLRSYASYPARLKHVFHIRALHLGHAAKSFGLRDAPRNLSAGPQRTIKRRGGPHGTQNAANPHHKLRQEQQQNAKAKNAAAYEFSSGFQFTTKKNKKKREEEGAELP
- the LOC127602082 gene encoding cilia- and flagella-associated protein 77-like isoform X1; amino-acid sequence: MTSAGMGVARDSLPIKGPPSTVGASSGSHSQVGVAEVLSRWRVQIRQQPPPQRHPPVPNFVTLNQKAVKSGHVTVKQVKEYRAQASVAKASPASKAHRGRAPQRTQIPDITFGVKSRAPTPFYDVLSHEYARRWIEDQMKRRSEHERRHVAKCVSFAHTRTSLLRTQNAHPHINAHTHTCGRYAQVGPALDTFRKRRTNPPVNKSVG